The DNA region GTATCCAAATGGATACCCAGTCTTTTTTTTCACTGTTCATTATTCATGAATAGTGCATTCAGACATGTGAACAATGCATTTAGGCATgattcatcaacaaaaaaaaaaaaagaagcaagaaagaaagaatgaaataaatatatatatatatatatatatatatatatatatatatattaaagcaTACTTTCAGACCTTtaatgtttgattttgtttttcaattgttattattatatgtgTAAAACTTACACAATTTTACCTAAAAGTGGCCTATATTAGTCAATgtataattatgtaaatttacaatAACTTGCTACAATAATTGTGTAAGTTTATGCTAatactattcattttgcatttaggCTGTGTTTAGCTCAATCagagtgtaaaatattttcaagtgaaaatatttttttgaaaggaaactattttcaggtgtttggtttcatcccaaaaaatactttggaaaatattttaaaatattttgttgtgttcctaaAAATCCATCggaaaacacattttttactagtttctcatattttctcagcttccaaacaaacattataatagaaaatgtcaatatataaactaaaggaacaaaaaaacaaaacaaaaagaatttcaaCCTTTCTCAAATTAGACATTGAttgtgagagagggagaaagagcgAGGAAAAGTTTACCTTGATCGGCGGTGAGATGACCGGCCACAGACAACAGTGGAATCAGAGAGGGGTGGTAGtgagtgctctctctctctctctctctctctctctctctctctctctctcttcatttgaGTAGAAgttgaaaatgtgtgtaatttGTTTGAAGGTGAAATTCAAGTATAAATGGTTTTACAATGAAGGgcatgaaattttacaatcaAATGAAATTCCTTTTCAATTTGACTAAGTTTTCTGGTTAACCAAGCACAATCgatggtgtaaaatatttttcgtaTTTCTTTTACACCCGAAACAAACGGagccttagtttttttttttttaaaaatttaatttttttgaggatgAAGGAAGAGAGTAGATGATAGTTGTgtgtaaagaaagaaaaataattttttgaaaatgtttgatttacctccagtacttttttaattagaggtgtcattttattttaaatacacaatagcaagtggtagtgagttttaatttccaccttttatttagttagtgggtgatgtgacagtttctcattaaaacaaaatgagattctagttaaaaaagtactggagaTAAGTCAAACcctttaaaaaatcaagaaaatttgatattttaatgaaatgtaatgCAAAAAAGAtgttttgatgtaaaatgttttgaaaagtgaatttgtaatataaaaaaaattatgttaaaatagatataaatttttgtacGAGATAATGCATATGCTCTTAACATTTAATCCGGTGATAGGGATTGtaagttttagtttttatgtacagttttttaaaacctcacttttttttccgcttttttatcattttttcaaaaaatttcaacataGTAAGTTGTTCTGAAACAGCCACTGATATTATTCCACTTAtcttgaaattaaatataaagaatcatagtgaaaattttaaaagccaaaataaaacaaaatttagaaacttaataaaaagaaaagggttaGTAAAATAAAGAGAAGGCCACCCCTTTGGGACAACTGGCAGCCAAAATCAAGAATAACGAAAACAAAATCCCGTTTGAGTGTTCGTGAGTGTGAGGCCTCACTCAGTTTAGCTTGTAGCAAGCGCTGAACCTGATCGCGTGGGCGGTTCTCACCCTCACAACCTAAACTACGGGCCCCACTaccactcttcttcttctctctcttccgcTTTCACATTTCAATTCCAAACAAGCTGATGATTTCCCCACAGACACAGTGAGAGATAGAGATATATAGCCAGtcatatagagagagagagagagagagagagagagagagagagagagagagagagatatggagGAAGTTTCAACGGGGGCTGTAGTCCCCGCGGTGGTGAAGCCATCTCCGGAGACACCAAAGCGATCGCCATCCCCAGCCGCGGCGGCAGTAACTCGTGGTGAAAAAGAAGCTGGCGTTGACCGGTGGGACGAGCTGGACAAGGATTTTCTGTGTCCGATATGCATGCAGATGATCAAAGACGCGTTTCTCACAGCTTGCGGCCACAGCTTCTGCTACATGTGCATCGTCACCCATCTTCGCCACAAGAGCGATTGCCCTTGCTGTTCACAACCCCTCACCATCCACAACTTGTTCCCCAACTTCTTGCTCGACAAGGTTCCTTCTCCACTAAATCCTGATTCACTTTGGAATTTTGCATTCACTACTCCTAATAATGGTTTGGATTAATTTAGTGTATGACAGATTGATGCTTATAAACGAGTTCCGATTGCCTTGTAATGTGGCCAATTTTGCTTAATTTATAGCAAATTAATAATTGAATTGAGTAGGATTCAAGTGCTTTGCTATTATCTCTTTTTTATCTTCTCTATATCAAATAAATTTCAGAGGTAAGTGAGGAAAACAGTTTCGAATCACCATTGACTATGCCTGATACTTTGAATTAGCCGCTTAAGTTGTTATTCGAGAATTAGCTTTGCTTAATATGAAATTCACCAGTTataatagaagagagagagagagagagagtttatttCAAATTCGCTAGTCATTTCAATTTCGTATTATTAGTCAGGATTAAACACAATGAACTTGTACCTTTTATCCTTCATTCAAgtcatttaaactaaaaattgaaatccaAATCATTCACTAGCGAATAATTAATGTTGAAAAACCACTGTCAGTTGTCTTTGTAATGTGGCTTGGATTGGCCGATTGTGATTCATTTGGTCGTGCTAagtcctaactttttttttttttaaccataaaATAATGTTAGATGAAAGCGAGCTCAAAATTGTTAAATTTCTTCAGTAAATTTTGCAAAAGAAGGAATTACTTATTAAGGTTTCTATGTAGTATAAGCTAATCGTGCGGACAAgccaaatttgaacctaatggCTTAGTTTATGTAACTTCCTTTCCATGTTTAGTTGcttttgtgaaattattattgCTAACAACATCgttacttgtcaaaaaaaaaaaaaaaaaaccagcatcATTATTTTGGATTATATGTGTAGTTTGAACACGTATAATGCTTTGCATTATTTGTATCTTGAAATTATCTACTTCAAAATGCAGCTTATTGTTATACGGTTTCTCTGTACCACATTTGTAGCTACTGAAGAAGGCTTCTGCTCAACAAATATCAAAAACTGCTTCTCCTGTGGAACATCTTCGTCATTCATTACAACAGGTCAGTTTTCAAGGGaatatgtatttttatgatTACATTTGCTTATCCTGCTCCAATTTGCATATCGAGATTGTCTTATGGGACAATTTATTCTATGTTGTGAATGTTGTGATCCTAAGGGTCCAGTCTATTTTCTTTTAGTATCATTCTATATGGTTAATTAGTTCTTGGATTGATTGGGCATATGCTAGGAAGCACAAACACTTCATTTAGGGTGCCGTACCTATGTCACATCCTTGTCATGTTGGTGTTGTACTAGCCGTTTTACGTAATAATTTTATCCGTGCCCGTGCTTCCTAGAGCTTATGTAGTTCTTTCTTGTTTCTATTTAATTAATGATAAATTTCCTTGTTATTGTCCCGAGATGAGATTGTAATTTCCTAGAGTGCATTACTTTGATAGGACAAACAGAGGGcgatgatctttttttttttttacagcagCACTTGTATACATATAAATTGTGTTTGTCAGACATCCTAAGTTCATAAGCTTAAaatgaattcataaaatcttacttatcaaaaaagaaaaaaagaaaagaattcataaaatcttgAATATTCATGCTTGTACttttatattgtatttgattttatttttctttagatatttgtaattgagcaagacttaggtataACACGTAGGtgctgttccttaggttccccttttaagattctgccatgtggattttttctcatgggatggaagtgtattttttaatcaagCAGTTACATGAGGGGAACCTAAGGAATAGTACCTTAGGTACTGtccctaagttttgtcctttgTAATTTTAGACACAATCTATGATGGGTCCCTTGTATACTCCTCATGTTGTGTACTAGGCTTTGCCCATTTTGTTTTAGTAAAAATCCTTACATATTAAGAAAATAGAAACTTTATGAATTatctttttaatgaaaatgtgGCAGGGTTGTGAAGTGTCGATTAAGGAGCTAGACACCCTCTTATTGCTCCttgcagagaagaagaggaaaatggaacaagaagaagctgagagaaatATGCAAATACTGATGACCTTCTTGCACTGTTTAAGGAAGCAAAAAGTTGATGAGCTGAATGAGGTTTGTTGCCTTCAGTTTGGGCCCTCTTTTTACAGCTTAGTCATGTTGATTTGGGCAAATAATTTTTGCTACCTGCTTTCCCTCTTTCTTTGGTGTCTTCATAAACATGTATTATGTTTGGGGACCTATTGCATTGTTGGCCATAAAAGGTGGCATTTTCCCCCATAAGCTGATGGTTACTTATTGACTTCTTTTAGAGATATCAGGTGGACTCATCAAATTAGGTGCCCTCACTCCTGCCTATGTGTTTTTTTTACTTTAGGTTAACCAGCTTTTGGTCAATCTTCACTGACACAATAACATTAATTGATATTTAGGTCATAagaattccttttcttttgtaggTACAAACTGATCTCCAGTTTATTAAAGAAGACGTAGCTACTGTAGAGAGACATAGAATGGAGTTGTATCGTGCAAGGGACAGGTATTCTGTGAAACTGCGTATGCTTGGAGATGATTCTAGTGTGAGAAAATCGTGGCCATCATCAATAGATAAGAACACCAGTGAGCTTAGCTCTGGTTCACTAAATGCACGTAAGGGGTTGGCTACATGGAATCTTCAAAATAAGAAAGTAGATGGAAAGTCTCAAGCAATCTCTCATGGACTACAGAGAAAGGATGCTTTAAGTGGATCAGACTCACAGTTCATCAACCAATCCAGTTCATCTGTAGCAAGAAAAAAGCGGGTCCATGCACAGGTTTGTTATCTAATTTGGTTTCATCTATAGAAATATTATCCTagtgttttttctttgttgaataGTTATTGTGCCTGGCAACCATCTTGAATCTGTGAACTTCAATGTTAGCTAGTGCTAGTGGGTAGACACTGAAAAGTGAAAAACGCCAAAACCCTGTTATATCACCTTGTATGTTGGTTTTCATATTGAATGCtatccaaaattttaatgttGTTATGCATGGGATCTCCTCTCTTGTATACTTGTGCTTTGTTGGAGTCCCCTTGGGCGTGGCATGGGCATCTTTTTAATCTAACAGTTATATATAAGCCATAAAATTCTTGCtgaactaaactaaaaaaataaataccgAGGTTCAGGTAGTCTGATTCTGCCTGCAAATGTTCAGGATGTATATTCAGAAACTGTTCTTGGTATATGCTAGTTTGGACTTTATTGTAAAACAAGTGTTTCTTGGGTGATTAAGTTTAGTGCATATTTGCAATTTGACATGGGAAGCACAAggaaagatttattttaatttatttttggggtCAACTGTATTTTACTCTAGTATCTTTTTACGTTTAATCgtattttaatttaagttcaagggtatttttgtgattagtCAATCAGGGTTTTCTATGCCAATTAGAATTAGGCTTTAGTAGCCTATATAAGCAAAGTGCTTTACTCCTATGAAGGGGGattattttgatgaataaaatttctattgaGATTGTCTCCATGGTGTGGTGTAGACTACAACTTGGGTGCTGACTTCTGGAGGTTTTCttttgcttggtgctgactccaagcaagcCTAGGTGTTGACTCATAGGGTTCTATCCTTTATTTTCATGCTCTTCAATTTCATGGTTGCAGTGTTCTGCATCACATTGATTATTGTTGCAAGAATTGTATAGTTGAAAATACCAGGAAGGAAAACAATGCATGTCCCATGTTAGAGTTAGTTCtagttattttttcatattagcATGTTTGGGTAATTTTTTCATCATGATATAAaccataatttaaatatatgctAAGGTGTgggctttctttctttcctttctctttgtctctctctatTATTCTCTTCCTAATTCTTCTCACTTAACCCTAAATCttcatatttttcttctattgagaatcattaatattttcttctttggctACAGTTCAATGACCTACAAGAGTGTTACCTACAAAAGCGCCGTCAATTGGCGAACAAACCACATAACCAGCAAGAAAAGGATAAAAGTATTATACCAAGAGAGGGTTATAACGCTGGCCTTGCAGATTTCCAATCAGTGTTGTCCACCTTCACTCAGTACAGGTATGTTTTCaatcttcaatttcttttttagagtTTGCTAtattattgtgttttattttcatCTACGAGTAGTTCATctgcaattttcttttgatcttCTGAAACAGTCGATTGAGGGTCATAGCTGAACTTAGGAATGGGGATCTATTCCACTCAGCCAATATAGTATCAAGGTGAGTTAATTGTTTTGCACATCATGATTGGCTCTTTGGATTTGAATGTTTGGGTTGATAAACTTGTTTGGTTTGGTCATTTGAAAttattcacaaaataatttatacaGTAATTCGTGTACCTGTATCACTGTATGTATTTAATAGTAATTGAAGTAAAGCACTAAACTTTAAGACATTTTTGCTCCCCAGAATCAAATATAAGTTCTAGTGTGAGACATGCACATACATGTGAGAAACAGTGTATCATCATGTCATGAATGACTAGGAAAGCAAATCCTTGCTCTTGTTGTACTATTGTGTCCTCTCAGttgaatataattttataacttaaaaaatcaatataaaatcTCAGCTCTTTGTTTAATCTTTAACACGATAAAATAGTTTTGTTGGACATTTATAGTCTACCCTGGTAGTTGGAAAATTATTACTTATAGTTAATGGAGAAAAGAGTTATTCTGTTACAAGGACCAGATAAAGTTGAAATGAAAGTCTGTTGCGAGTAATGATGGTCTGTAATTGAATGGAAGATAGAGCAATATGACAAAAATGATTTGTGTAGGCATGCAATACTGTCAATATGAGACTTTGTGGATGTTGCTTAAATTTTTGATGTAGCTTCTCTCAGTGTGTGTTGTATAGCTTTTTCATGATTATTACAATCGGCTGGACTTTAGAATTGACCATGTTTTATTGCAGCATTGAATTTGACCGTGATGATGAATTGTTTGCTACCGCTGGAGTTTCTCGGTGCATAAAAGTTTTTGACTTCTCCACGGTAAGGTTTTGGTTTAAAGTACTTTTTTACTTTTGCTTTTTGGTTCTACCCATAGTTGCTGAGCATAAGTGGGATAGAAAGTTGGCTTAGACTGGATGCACAGGACATACAAGAGACAATGGTGGGCTGGTTGGCTTACACTTCTCAAAGTTCTTTGACTTCATCACATAACCCTTGATCACTTGAAGAAGATATTCCGTAGTTTTGGTGGCCATTTCTATGTcttccaataaattttttatattgctTTCTGCAAATGGAAGTTCTGATTGTTTTGCCTCAACTATTGGTGAATCTCCGTTGATGGAGGCCTATATTATGTTTGATTAAGTTGTTCATTTAATAGCAACAGATTCTACTTCAGGGCTCTAGTGCTGATGTATCagtttgataaaatgcactATTTACTATATATTTCTCTTGAGTTGGGTTGGTGACCGTTCTCTAGCTATTGCTTTCTAGGTTGTGAATGAACCTGCGAATATGCACTATCCTGTTGTGGAGATGTCGACGCGTTCAAAACTAAGTTGCTTGAGTTGGAACAACTTTGATAAGAACTACATTGCTAGTAGCGATTATGAGGGAATTGTGACGGTTTGGGATGTAAATACTCGGCAGGTAATGATTAGAAGCATCATGGCTAATCTTGTTCTATTACTCATATAGTCTGCTTTTATTCCTCTAAGATTCTTATCTCAGTAACATGTACCTTTTTCCAGAGTGTGATGGAGTATGAAGAGCATGAAAAACGTGCATGGAGTGTTGATTTTTCTCGTACAGAACCATCAATGCTTGTATCTGGTAGTGATGATTATAAGGTACTATGCAACATACCTTTCTATCTTAACCAAGTCTGCTGCTTTAGTTATCTATCAAGTAGCATTTGATAGCATTCTGAGATGACAAGTTGAGGAGATAATATGCTCTGTTTGCATGTGAAATTAATGCATTGAATGTGTTAGGAAATCCCACATCAGTTGGGCTTCAGACTTGATTGGGTATTTGTTCTAGTAGGCCTCTCCACTAATTGTTTGTTTAAATGCATTTTTACACTTCTTCATAATCAAAATTGAATGTGAGGACTCAGTTACTAGTAACTTTTACTTGTATCTTACTTGACTGATCTTGTGAATGGGGTCTTATGAATAGTGACTCCATTTCAATGTTTTTAGAGTTGCTGTCTTTTTCTACATAAATCTTTATTTGtagtcttttatttaataaaattattcttacttatcaaaatataaaataaaaatttccataGTGTGAAATTGGTGGACATGAGTGTATTGTTATCAATGATCCAATACACCAATTTCGGACATTGCAGTAAAGTACTGTAATGAAACTAAGTGCAATATGCATCtggtttttggttttgcatGTTTGATGTGCTCTCTTCCATGGGTGAGCTTGATGGTCCACACTAATTACATGACTCCTATTTTCCTTCAGTTGGTATAAATGTGCCATTTAAGCATTTGGACTGCTTTATTTCCTTGTGTGTACTTGTACTTCCTTATGGTTAATTGGAAGGCATGAAGAAAGTTGCCTCACATGAACTAAGTATAAGTTTAGTTTGATTCCTAGGCTTATTGTCAATCCATCATATCAACATTAGCAAAATCATAGCCGGAGGTAAAGTGTAAAACTTTGCTCGTTGTGTGAGGAGAAATTTAGTAGGTAATATTTGATCAAGCAAATACAAATTACctgtttaaattttatcttttgtctGTACATCTAGATTCTGGATTAAATGTCGAATTTTTGAATACTTCATGGTTTATGTCCTTTTCAACACGTGATATTTAAGCGGTTGTGGACCCTCTCTAAATTAACCATATGCTGCATCTGTTCTGTGTATGACAAACAGGTCAAAGTTTGGTGCACAAAGCATGAAACTAGCGTTCTTAATATTGATATGAAAGCAAATATATGCTGTGTCAAATATAATCCTGGATCTAGCAATTACATTGCGGTATGTGCCTTTCATTTACATTTTTGAAGACAAAAGTATCGTTCTAATCATTTTGCATTGGATTCTTGTtgattttcacaacaaatcaatGTGGAGCTG from Castanea sativa cultivar Marrone di Chiusa Pesio chromosome 6, ASM4071231v1 includes:
- the LOC142640755 gene encoding E3 ubiquitin-protein ligase COP1, which gives rise to MEEVSTGAVVPAVVKPSPETPKRSPSPAAAAVTRGEKEAGVDRWDELDKDFLCPICMQMIKDAFLTACGHSFCYMCIVTHLRHKSDCPCCSQPLTIHNLFPNFLLDKLLKKASAQQISKTASPVEHLRHSLQQGCEVSIKELDTLLLLLAEKKRKMEQEEAERNMQILMTFLHCLRKQKVDELNEVQTDLQFIKEDVATVERHRMELYRARDRYSVKLRMLGDDSSVRKSWPSSIDKNTSELSSGSLNARKGLATWNLQNKKVDGKSQAISHGLQRKDALSGSDSQFINQSSSSVARKKRVHAQFNDLQECYLQKRRQLANKPHNQQEKDKSIIPREGYNAGLADFQSVLSTFTQYSRLRVIAELRNGDLFHSANIVSSIEFDRDDELFATAGVSRCIKVFDFSTVVNEPANMHYPVVEMSTRSKLSCLSWNNFDKNYIASSDYEGIVTVWDVNTRQSVMEYEEHEKRAWSVDFSRTEPSMLVSGSDDYKVKVWCTKHETSVLNIDMKANICCVKYNPGSSNYIAVGSADHQIHYYDLRNISHPVHVFSGHRKAVSYVKFLSNNELASASTDSTLRLWDVKENLPVRTFRGHTNEKNFVGLTVNSEYIACGSETNEVFVYHKEISRPVTRHRFGSPDLDDADDDMASYFISAVCWKSDSPTMLTANSQGTIKVLVLVA